A region from the Saccharomonospora azurea NA-128 genome encodes:
- a CDS encoding FAD binding domain-containing protein: MIPAPFDYVRPSTVDEAVRALSEAGEDAKLIAGGQSLLPVLRLRMAAPTTLVDLGRISEMRGVRDDGDAIVIGAMTTHHEVVNDPLIADHAELLAKATATVADPQVRHRGTFGGSLAHADPAGDLLAPALALGAELVVRGMDGSRTVAATEFFSDFFTTSMRPDEILVEVRVPKHTGWRAHYEKFNRVAQAWSIVAVAATVRTEGGNIAEARVGLTNMASVPVRARAVEEALVGQPATTEAIRAAAERAAEGTSPTTDSNADAEYRQHLARVLTGRALTTAVTG; encoded by the coding sequence GTGATCCCCGCTCCCTTCGACTACGTCAGGCCGTCCACAGTGGATGAGGCTGTGCGGGCGCTGTCCGAGGCGGGTGAGGACGCGAAACTGATCGCGGGCGGCCAGAGCCTGCTGCCCGTGCTCAGACTGCGTATGGCCGCCCCCACCACGCTTGTCGACCTCGGCCGGATCAGCGAGATGCGCGGGGTCCGTGACGACGGCGACGCCATCGTGATCGGCGCGATGACCACGCATCACGAGGTCGTCAACGATCCCCTCATCGCCGATCACGCGGAACTGCTCGCGAAGGCCACCGCCACGGTGGCGGACCCGCAGGTGCGGCACCGCGGCACGTTCGGGGGTTCGCTCGCCCACGCCGACCCGGCGGGTGACCTGCTGGCTCCGGCTCTGGCGCTGGGCGCGGAACTCGTGGTCCGCGGCATGGACGGCTCGCGCACCGTGGCCGCGACGGAGTTCTTCTCCGACTTCTTCACCACCTCCATGAGGCCGGACGAGATCCTCGTCGAGGTGCGGGTGCCCAAGCACACCGGTTGGCGGGCGCACTACGAGAAGTTCAACCGCGTCGCGCAGGCGTGGTCGATCGTGGCCGTGGCCGCCACCGTGCGGACCGAGGGCGGGAACATCGCCGAGGCCCGGGTCGGGCTCACCAACATGGCCTCGGTGCCCGTGCGGGCCCGAGCCGTCGAGGAGGCGCTGGTGGGGCAACCCGCCACGACGGAGGCCATCCGGGCCGCCGCCGAGCGCGCCGCCGAGGGGACGAGTCCCACGACCGACAGCAATGCCGACGCGGAGTATCGACAGCACCTCGCGCGGGTACTCACGGGTCGGGCACTCACCACCGCAGTCACGGGCTGA
- a CDS encoding SRPBCC family protein → MRLDHEFTVPAPIDEVWKAVLDAERVAPCMPGATLTSVEGDTFKGTVKVKLGPVSLLYKGKGEFLEKNADERKIVIKASGKDARGAGTAAATVTVTLTAEGSSTKGAVATDLNVTGKPAQFGRGMISEVGGKILDDFAGNLADMLGASGAEGAKEAEAQAASSAPKTSDGATAGATTGTAAGAVDAKPEGATAGATTGTAGAETSAASESQKPKLESVKPTAATPREAEPIDLFDYAGASVAKRLAPALAGLAALFAFLAVRRLLRRR, encoded by the coding sequence GTGCGGCTCGACCACGAATTCACCGTTCCGGCGCCCATCGACGAGGTGTGGAAGGCGGTGCTGGACGCCGAACGCGTCGCACCCTGCATGCCGGGAGCCACTCTGACCTCCGTGGAAGGGGACACGTTCAAAGGCACGGTGAAGGTCAAGCTCGGGCCGGTCTCCCTGCTGTACAAGGGGAAGGGCGAGTTCCTCGAGAAGAACGCCGACGAGCGCAAGATCGTCATCAAGGCCTCGGGCAAGGACGCGCGCGGCGCGGGCACGGCCGCCGCGACCGTGACCGTCACGCTGACGGCCGAGGGCAGCTCGACGAAGGGTGCGGTGGCCACCGACCTGAACGTCACCGGCAAGCCCGCCCAGTTCGGTCGCGGCATGATCTCCGAGGTCGGCGGCAAGATCCTCGACGACTTCGCGGGGAACCTGGCCGACATGCTCGGTGCCTCGGGCGCCGAGGGCGCCAAGGAGGCCGAGGCCCAGGCCGCGTCGAGCGCGCCGAAGACCTCCGACGGCGCGACGGCGGGCGCCACCACGGGCACGGCCGCCGGGGCTGTGGACGCGAAGCCTGAGGGCGCGACGGCAGGGGCCACCACGGGCACGGCCGGGGCGGAGACCTCCGCGGCATCCGAGTCGCAGAAGCCGAAGCTGGAGAGCGTGAAGCCGACGGCGGCCACGCCGAGGGAAGCCGAGCCGATCGACCTGTTCGACTACGCGGGTGCGTCCGTCGCCAAGCGCCTTGCACCCGCGCTCGCGGGCCTGGCGGCCCTCTTCGCCTTCCTGGCGGTGCGAAGGCTGCTCCGCCGCCGCTGA
- a CDS encoding NAD(P)-binding domain-containing protein has product MRADHETDVVVIGAGQAGLSAAYFLRRAGLRGRTGTDFVVLDHGKQAGGAWQYRWPTLRMSRVHGVHDLPGLRLAELPEAGDPRRPAAEVMAAYFEHYEQTFALPVRRPVSVRAVDRAPDGRFVVDSAGETWLARGLINATGTWDKPFWPYYPGRETFLGRQLHTADYTGPAPFAGERVVVVGGGTSAVQLLVEIAEVADSTTWVTRRPPVFHEGEFTPEHGREVVAEVDRRVREGKPPQSVVGATGLTLTPEVRAAREAGVLVRQPMFERITPRGVRWADGREQRADVILWATGFRAALDHLAPLRLRGPGGGIRMDGTRVAGVPRLHLVGYGPSASTVGANRAGRAAVRELLTELDR; this is encoded by the coding sequence ATGCGGGCTGACCACGAGACCGACGTCGTCGTCATCGGTGCCGGACAGGCGGGACTGTCCGCCGCCTACTTCCTGCGGCGCGCGGGGTTGCGAGGGCGAACCGGCACGGACTTCGTGGTCCTCGATCACGGCAAGCAGGCCGGGGGTGCGTGGCAGTATCGCTGGCCCACCTTGCGGATGAGCCGCGTCCACGGCGTCCACGACCTTCCCGGGCTGCGGCTGGCCGAGCTTCCCGAGGCCGGCGATCCCCGACGCCCCGCGGCCGAGGTGATGGCCGCGTACTTCGAGCACTACGAGCAGACGTTCGCGTTGCCGGTGCGCCGACCGGTGAGTGTGCGCGCGGTGGATCGGGCGCCCGACGGCCGGTTCGTGGTCGACAGCGCGGGGGAGACGTGGCTCGCCCGGGGCCTGATCAACGCGACGGGGACGTGGGACAAGCCGTTCTGGCCGTACTACCCCGGCCGCGAGACGTTCCTCGGTCGGCAGCTGCACACCGCCGACTACACCGGACCGGCCCCCTTCGCGGGCGAGCGCGTCGTCGTGGTCGGCGGTGGCACGTCGGCGGTGCAGTTGCTCGTCGAGATCGCGGAGGTCGCGGACAGCACCACCTGGGTGACCCGGCGACCACCGGTCTTCCACGAGGGCGAGTTCACCCCCGAGCACGGGCGTGAGGTCGTCGCCGAGGTCGACCGGCGGGTCCGCGAGGGCAAGCCGCCGCAGAGCGTGGTCGGGGCGACCGGGTTGACGCTCACCCCGGAGGTGCGGGCGGCCAGGGAGGCCGGTGTTCTGGTGCGGCAGCCCATGTTCGAGCGGATCACGCCGCGCGGTGTGCGATGGGCGGACGGCCGGGAGCAGCGCGCCGACGTCATCCTGTGGGCGACGGGTTTCCGTGCCGCACTCGATCACCTGGCGCCGTTACGGCTGCGCGGTCCCGGTGGCGGTATCCGGATGGACGGCACGCGCGTGGCGGGCGTACCGAGGCTGCACCTCGTGGGGTACGGCCCCTCGGCGAGCACCGTCGGAGCGAACCGCGCGGGCCGGGCGGCCGTCCGGGAACTCCTCACCGAGCTGGATCGCTGA
- a CDS encoding class I SAM-dependent methyltransferase, with protein sequence MTGDDLQPSRTALLSAAARAAHVLVDDDPALFLDDLAERVLGTAGTDMIRYHRHQGGHPILAAARVQATLRSRFAEAALRDAVGRGVDQYLLLGAGLDTFGVRSELARSLLVVEVDHPATQRWKRSRLADTGLDASSAVRYVDADLTADAVLDRALSVGLDASRPVFVSWLGGVPYFRPCELSRVLSDLARLPPGSELVADYHVPPDWQDDHAELYVRAVSEVASDGAEPWRSSFTPDGVAALLAENGFVVVTDHSERDSVPAGFWERRDGLRPGSLMRLVHARRTADG encoded by the coding sequence GTGACAGGTGATGATCTTCAACCCAGCCGTACCGCGTTGTTGTCCGCCGCGGCCCGGGCTGCGCACGTGCTCGTCGACGACGACCCCGCACTGTTCCTCGACGACCTGGCCGAGCGTGTTCTCGGCACGGCGGGTACCGACATGATCCGGTATCACCGCCACCAGGGCGGCCATCCGATTCTGGCCGCTGCGCGCGTGCAAGCCACGTTACGCAGCCGATTCGCCGAAGCCGCACTCCGGGACGCCGTGGGCCGTGGTGTGGACCAGTACCTGCTGTTGGGTGCCGGACTCGACACGTTCGGTGTGCGGTCGGAACTCGCGCGGAGCCTGCTCGTCGTCGAGGTCGATCATCCGGCTACCCAGCGATGGAAGCGGTCGCGGCTGGCTGACACCGGCCTGGACGCATCGAGCGCCGTGCGTTACGTCGACGCCGACCTGACCGCCGACGCGGTCCTCGACCGCGCGCTGTCGGTGGGACTCGATGCCTCGCGTCCCGTGTTCGTCAGCTGGCTCGGTGGAGTTCCGTACTTCCGGCCCTGTGAGCTCAGCCGGGTGCTGTCGGACCTGGCTCGGCTGCCTCCGGGAAGCGAGTTGGTCGCCGATTACCACGTGCCGCCGGATTGGCAGGACGATCACGCCGAGCTCTACGTGCGGGCGGTGTCCGAGGTGGCCTCCGACGGCGCGGAACCGTGGCGGAGCAGCTTCACGCCCGACGGCGTGGCGGCGCTGCTCGCGGAGAACGGGTTCGTCGTGGTGACCGATCACTCCGAGCGTGACAGTGTTCCTGCCGGATTCTGGGAGCGCCGGGACGGGCTGAGGCCCGGAAGCCTCATGCGGTTGGTCCACGCCCGGAGGACAGCCGACGGATAG
- a CDS encoding sensor histidine kinase — MRTDGRLDDRVVDAVLAVAVSAVVGVAIAADLGGTRSPDAPAFLFAVGLGALMFVRRSYPVLTLAATVVGIIGYYLADYPPIGLAIPVAAALYSAAEAGRTRVAVSVAVGLLVVTTAFRLAEGDDPAYLFGFEFASTVGLMAAAIALGDGVRSRALLAAEYAQRERRRREEERMHLAREVHDVLGHTVTVISIQANVAAEAVDDDPEAVRAALGVIREAADGAVRELRATVGLLAGPEEHDPSRAPVGSLRHLDDLVRATSDSGLPVDTEVEGTPRALPSAVDVTAYRIVQEALANSLRHAEATRATVRLRYADDRVVISVADDGRGWSGSMDESGGRGLRGMRERVALLGGELAVDSAPGRGFRIDADLPLEP, encoded by the coding sequence GTGCGCACCGACGGCAGGCTGGACGACCGCGTGGTCGACGCGGTTTTGGCCGTCGCCGTGTCCGCGGTGGTCGGGGTCGCGATCGCGGCCGACCTCGGAGGAACGCGGAGTCCGGACGCGCCCGCCTTCCTCTTCGCCGTCGGACTCGGCGCGCTGATGTTCGTGCGCCGGTCTTACCCGGTGCTGACGCTGGCGGCCACCGTCGTGGGCATCATCGGCTACTACCTCGCGGACTATCCCCCGATCGGACTCGCGATCCCGGTGGCGGCGGCCCTGTACTCGGCGGCCGAGGCGGGACGGACCCGGGTGGCGGTGTCCGTGGCGGTCGGGCTGCTGGTGGTGACGACGGCGTTCCGTCTCGCGGAGGGGGACGACCCGGCCTACCTGTTCGGGTTCGAGTTCGCGTCCACCGTCGGACTGATGGCGGCGGCGATCGCCCTGGGCGACGGTGTCCGGTCGCGCGCGCTGCTCGCGGCGGAGTACGCACAGCGGGAGCGGCGGAGGCGGGAGGAGGAGCGCATGCACCTCGCGCGCGAGGTGCACGACGTGCTCGGTCACACCGTCACCGTCATCTCGATCCAGGCGAACGTCGCGGCCGAGGCCGTCGACGACGACCCCGAGGCCGTGCGGGCCGCGCTGGGAGTGATCCGCGAGGCGGCCGACGGAGCCGTGCGCGAGTTGCGCGCGACGGTCGGACTGCTGGCCGGTCCCGAGGAGCACGACCCCTCGCGGGCTCCGGTCGGGAGCCTGCGCCACCTCGACGACCTGGTGCGGGCGACGTCCGACAGCGGGTTGCCCGTCGACACGGAGGTGGAGGGCACACCGAGAGCGCTACCCTCCGCGGTGGACGTGACCGCGTACCGGATCGTGCAGGAGGCGCTGGCGAACAGCCTGCGTCACGCGGAGGCCACGCGCGCCACGGTCCGGCTCCGCTACGCCGACGATCGGGTGGTGATCAGTGTCGCCGACGACGGACGTGGCTGGTCGGGGTCGATGGACGAGTCGGGCGGCCGAGGTCTGCGTGGCATGCGTGAGCGGGTGGCCCTGCTCGGCGGAGAGCTGGCCGTCGACTCCGCACCCGGTCGTGGCTTCCGCATCGACGCCGACCTACCCCTGGAGCCGTGA
- a CDS encoding response regulator transcription factor — translation MIEVVVADDQHLVRAGLCSLLDRADDIAVVGEASDGASAVNAVRSLRPDVVLMDIRMPGMDGIEATRHITADPGLRAVRVVVLTTFDTDEHIFDAIRAGAAGFLLKNTAPEELRAAVRTVTGGEALLSPSVTRRVLAAVAADSGSMQPRLLDSLTGREREVLAQVAAGLSNAEIGAVLHLSPATARTYVSRLLAKLGARDRAQLVHIAYESGLVRPGRVSGRGESPRPR, via the coding sequence ATGATCGAAGTCGTGGTCGCCGACGACCAGCACCTCGTCCGGGCGGGCCTGTGCTCGTTGCTCGACCGCGCCGACGACATCGCCGTGGTGGGTGAGGCGTCGGACGGGGCGAGCGCGGTGAACGCCGTGCGTTCGCTACGCCCCGACGTCGTCCTCATGGACATCCGGATGCCCGGCATGGACGGCATCGAGGCGACTCGGCACATCACGGCCGACCCGGGACTGCGCGCGGTGCGGGTGGTCGTGTTGACGACGTTCGACACCGACGAGCACATCTTCGACGCGATCCGCGCGGGCGCGGCCGGTTTCCTCCTGAAGAACACGGCGCCCGAGGAGTTGCGGGCGGCGGTGCGCACGGTGACCGGCGGCGAGGCGTTGCTGTCGCCCTCGGTCACCCGGCGTGTGCTCGCGGCCGTGGCCGCCGACAGCGGTTCGATGCAGCCGAGGTTGCTCGACTCGTTGACCGGCCGTGAGCGCGAGGTGCTCGCGCAGGTCGCCGCCGGGTTGTCCAACGCGGAGATCGGGGCGGTACTGCACCTCAGCCCGGCCACGGCGCGGACCTATGTCAGCAGGCTGCTGGCCAAGCTGGGGGCGCGCGACCGGGCGCAACTCGTGCACATCGCCTACGAGTCCGGGTTGGTGCGGCCGGGTCGGGTCAGCGGTCGCGGTGAGTCGCCGCGCCCGCGTTGA
- a CDS encoding DUF6098 family protein, with the protein MAAEMRTVRTLAELAELTSSGEAPYLRYSPGPDSDAHHSSNDHESGLTMPGVSVNPLAAPGWWTLPLEDWLARRVCQYLRELDEGARPWLLSGRQVDFGPDNEPLVVDIRPVAWIAPELLDEARERYQSRLNAGAATHRDR; encoded by the coding sequence ATGGCAGCGGAGATGCGCACCGTGCGCACACTGGCGGAGCTGGCTGAGCTCACGAGCTCCGGCGAGGCCCCCTACCTGCGCTACTCGCCCGGCCCCGACTCGGACGCGCACCACTCCAGCAACGACCACGAGAGTGGCCTCACGATGCCCGGCGTGTCGGTCAATCCACTCGCAGCACCCGGTTGGTGGACGCTGCCTCTCGAGGACTGGCTCGCCCGACGGGTGTGCCAGTACCTCCGCGAACTCGACGAAGGCGCACGGCCGTGGTTGTTGTCCGGGCGCCAGGTGGACTTCGGTCCCGACAACGAACCGCTAGTGGTGGACATCCGTCCGGTCGCGTGGATCGCGCCGGAACTACTCGACGAAGCCCGCGAGCGCTATCAGTCGCGCCTCAACGCGGGCGCGGCGACTCACCGCGACCGCTGA
- a CDS encoding class F sortase, whose product MALLLLLTGCGGSDGISGHAEAAPEQVEADVETFLPPAPPSGLHIPSLGVSTDMFVGLELTSDNTMEVPEGAEAVGWYVESPTPGEHGPSVLAAHVDWQGQKGVFFDLRNLEVGADVIIDRADGTSILFQIDEVEQYPKDSFPTERVYGDTEGPELRLITCGGDFDRSQASYRDNVVAYATMVDVEG is encoded by the coding sequence TTGGCCCTCCTGCTCCTCCTCACCGGCTGCGGCGGCTCGGACGGCATTTCCGGGCACGCCGAGGCGGCGCCGGAGCAGGTGGAAGCCGACGTCGAGACCTTCCTGCCGCCGGCGCCGCCGTCGGGGCTGCACATCCCGAGCCTCGGCGTGTCCACGGACATGTTCGTGGGGCTGGAGCTCACCTCCGACAACACGATGGAGGTGCCCGAGGGGGCCGAGGCCGTCGGGTGGTACGTCGAGTCACCCACCCCGGGGGAGCACGGTCCGTCGGTACTGGCCGCCCACGTCGACTGGCAGGGTCAGAAGGGCGTGTTCTTCGACCTCCGCAATCTCGAGGTCGGCGCCGACGTGATCATCGATCGCGCCGACGGCACGAGCATCCTGTTCCAGATCGACGAGGTCGAGCAGTACCCGAAGGACAGCTTCCCCACCGAGCGGGTGTACGGCGACACCGAAGGCCCCGAGTTGCGGCTCATCACCTGCGGTGGTGACTTCGACCGGTCGCAGGCGAGCTACCGCGACAACGTCGTCGCGTACGCCACGATGGTGGACGTCGAGGGGTAG
- a CDS encoding ABC transporter ATP-binding protein — protein MTSHSRPVLELVDLVAGYRQRQGAWGRRREVRAVAGVNLTVHPGETLCLVGESGCGKSTVARTVVGLLRPLSGEVRFDGRDIATLSHAERKRLRREVQLVFQDPYASLNPTMTVYELLSEAWRIHPGLVAREDWDTEVASLLERVGLNPSHAQRYPHQFSGGQRQRISIARALSVKPRLIVCDEAVSALDVSIQAQILNLLAELQRELGVAYLFITHDLGVVRHFADRVAVMHLGTIVETGEVAELYERPAHPYTQALLSAAPSLDDWRSTATDEIVLRGDAPSPLAPPSGCRFHPRCWKAEDRCRVDEPQLVHRDTDHPVACHFPAEVSDVSATG, from the coding sequence ATGACGAGTCACTCGCGACCCGTGCTTGAGCTGGTCGATCTCGTCGCCGGCTACCGGCAGCGGCAGGGCGCCTGGGGGCGGCGGCGCGAGGTGCGCGCCGTCGCCGGGGTGAACCTGACCGTCCACCCGGGCGAGACTCTGTGTCTCGTGGGCGAGTCGGGCTGCGGGAAGTCCACCGTGGCCCGCACAGTGGTCGGCCTGCTGCGGCCGTTGTCCGGTGAGGTCCGCTTCGACGGCCGGGACATCGCGACGCTGTCCCACGCTGAACGCAAGCGACTCCGGCGTGAGGTCCAGCTCGTGTTCCAGGATCCCTACGCGTCGCTCAACCCCACCATGACGGTGTACGAGTTGCTCAGCGAGGCGTGGCGCATCCACCCGGGCCTCGTCGCCCGGGAGGACTGGGACACCGAAGTCGCCTCACTGCTGGAGCGGGTCGGGCTCAACCCGAGCCACGCCCAGCGCTACCCGCACCAGTTCTCCGGCGGGCAACGGCAACGCATCTCCATCGCGCGGGCGCTGTCGGTGAAGCCACGGCTCATCGTCTGCGACGAGGCGGTGTCGGCGCTCGACGTCTCGATCCAGGCGCAGATCCTGAACCTGCTCGCGGAGCTCCAACGCGAGCTCGGAGTCGCCTACCTGTTCATCACCCACGACCTCGGCGTGGTGCGGCACTTCGCCGACCGGGTCGCGGTGATGCATCTGGGCACGATCGTCGAGACCGGCGAGGTCGCCGAGCTCTACGAACGTCCGGCACACCCGTACACCCAGGCACTCCTGTCGGCCGCGCCCAGCCTGGACGACTGGCGTTCCACGGCGACCGACGAGATCGTGTTGCGCGGGGACGCCCCGTCACCACTCGCCCCACCCTCGGGCTGCCGGTTCCACCCGCGGTGCTGGAAAGCAGAAGATCGGTGCCGGGTCGACGAGCCGCAACTCGTCCACCGCGACACCGATCATCCGGTCGCGTGTCATTTCCCGGCGGAGGTGTCCGACGTCTCCGCAACGGGGTGA
- a CDS encoding ABC transporter ATP-binding protein, producing the protein MNKLLEVSDLAVAFGDVSAVRGVSFAVEAGESLAIVGESGSGKSLSSLAVLGLLPPQARVTAGSIRFDGRDLLSRTDDELRRLRGEELAIIFQDPLSALNPSLTVGYQIGEVFRRRRGLGRAEARQKAIEAMTEVGIPDAAARAGNYPHEFSGGMRQRVMIAMAMALQPRLLIADEPTTALDVTVQAQILRLLRQRQEAGLALIIISHDLGVVARTAQSVVVMYAGRAVESGTVADLFSAPAHPYTRGLMAASPSARDAERTVRPIDGYPPDITSPPSGCAFHPRCPFAQERCRTEEPALRTVSPGRTSACHFAEEVVTHDESLATRA; encoded by the coding sequence ATGAACAAGCTACTGGAGGTGTCCGACCTCGCCGTCGCGTTCGGCGACGTGTCGGCGGTGCGGGGCGTGTCGTTCGCCGTCGAGGCGGGCGAGTCGCTCGCGATCGTGGGCGAGTCGGGCAGCGGCAAGAGCCTCAGCTCACTCGCCGTGCTCGGTCTCCTGCCCCCACAGGCGCGGGTCACCGCGGGCAGCATCCGCTTCGACGGACGCGACCTGCTGTCCCGCACCGACGACGAGCTGCGCCGGCTCCGCGGTGAGGAACTGGCGATCATCTTCCAGGACCCGCTGAGCGCACTGAACCCGTCGTTGACGGTCGGCTACCAGATCGGCGAGGTCTTCCGCCGCCGTCGGGGGCTGGGCCGGGCCGAGGCACGGCAGAAGGCGATCGAGGCGATGACCGAGGTCGGCATCCCGGACGCCGCCGCCCGCGCGGGCAACTACCCGCACGAGTTCTCCGGCGGGATGCGCCAGCGGGTGATGATCGCGATGGCGATGGCGCTGCAACCTCGGTTGCTCATCGCCGACGAGCCGACCACCGCCCTCGACGTGACGGTGCAGGCACAGATCCTGCGGTTGCTGCGCCAACGGCAGGAAGCCGGACTCGCGCTGATCATCATCAGTCACGACCTCGGTGTGGTCGCGCGGACGGCCCAGTCGGTCGTCGTGATGTACGCCGGAAGGGCCGTCGAGTCGGGCACGGTCGCCGACCTCTTCAGCGCGCCAGCGCATCCGTACACACGGGGACTGATGGCGGCGAGTCCGTCGGCCCGGGACGCGGAACGCACCGTCCGCCCCATCGACGGCTACCCACCGGACATCACGTCGCCGCCGAGCGGCTGCGCGTTCCACCCCCGGTGCCCGTTCGCACAGGAGCGTTGCCGTACCGAGGAACCCGCACTGCGCACCGTGTCGCCCGGCCGGACGAGCGCATGTCACTTCGCCGAGGAGGTGGTGACCCATGACGAGTCACTCGCGACCCGTGCTTGA
- a CDS encoding ABC transporter permease, with protein sequence MRSTAAKIAGGVLVLFALVAVFGPLIVPYDGVATSVTDRLLPPGSTLSDGGFALLGTDQDGRDVFAQFIAGSRVSLLVAGTVVVVGGLVGLVLGLLAGYYGGWLDTVISRIGDMQLAFPSILLAILVAGVLGPSLLNVIIALAVTRWVIFARVVRGSALAARNREFVDSARVMGASDVRIMARYVFPSCVQPLVVAATMQVGLTMVAEAALSFLGLGVPLDQASWGSTIANGRDYLDSAWWIATVPGVALTLVVICVGVLGDAFRDGTDPKSAKNRKATANPATPETPAVIR encoded by the coding sequence ATGAGGTCCACGGCTGCCAAGATCGCGGGCGGAGTGCTGGTGTTGTTCGCGCTCGTCGCGGTGTTCGGCCCCCTGATCGTGCCCTACGACGGCGTCGCCACCAGCGTCACCGATCGCCTGCTGCCCCCGGGAAGCACCCTGTCCGACGGCGGCTTCGCGCTGCTCGGCACCGACCAGGACGGCCGCGACGTGTTCGCCCAGTTCATCGCGGGATCCCGTGTCTCGCTGCTGGTCGCGGGCACCGTGGTGGTCGTCGGTGGGCTCGTCGGCCTCGTGCTCGGCCTGCTGGCCGGCTACTACGGAGGCTGGCTCGACACCGTCATCTCCCGCATCGGCGACATGCAACTGGCCTTCCCCAGCATCCTGCTCGCCATCCTCGTGGCGGGAGTGCTCGGCCCGAGCCTGCTCAACGTCATCATCGCGCTCGCGGTGACCCGGTGGGTGATCTTCGCCAGGGTCGTCCGGGGCTCGGCGCTGGCCGCACGCAACCGCGAGTTCGTCGACTCGGCGCGGGTGATGGGCGCGAGTGACGTGCGGATCATGGCCCGCTACGTCTTCCCGTCCTGCGTCCAGCCGCTCGTCGTGGCCGCCACGATGCAGGTCGGCCTGACCATGGTCGCCGAGGCCGCGCTGTCGTTCCTCGGGCTCGGTGTCCCCCTCGACCAGGCGTCGTGGGGTTCGACCATCGCCAACGGGCGCGACTACCTCGACTCGGCCTGGTGGATCGCCACGGTGCCCGGGGTGGCGCTGACCCTGGTGGTGATCTGCGTCGGCGTTCTCGGAGACGCGTTCCGGGACGGCACCGACCCGAAGAGCGCGAAGAACCGCAAGGCCACAGCGAACCCGGCGACCCCCGAGACCCCGGCGGTGATCCGATGA
- a CDS encoding ABC transporter permease yields MIIYIARRLGQSVFLIFGAITIVFVVLRVVSGDPASLMLGAQATAAELDAAREQLGLNDPLWDQYVRHLGEVLTLDFGESWRLGGDALSTVLERLPSTLTLAGWALLLTVLIGFPLGVYAARHTGRLADRLVSYLSLAGQALPSFWVGIMLVLIFARMLDLLPGTADGTPLGAILPAFTLALPFIGWLARLVRNGTLEELGKEYVRTARSKGLPEHVVFNVHVLRNTLTPVVTVLGLVMGNFIADAVIIEQVFAWQGIGSLMIDSIVHRDYAVAEAAILLIAVFYIGLNLLVDVLYFHLDPRITLETV; encoded by the coding sequence GTGATCATTTACATCGCACGCCGGCTGGGACAGTCGGTGTTCCTCATCTTCGGCGCGATCACCATCGTCTTCGTGGTGTTGCGCGTCGTGTCCGGTGACCCCGCCTCGCTCATGCTGGGCGCTCAGGCCACCGCGGCGGAACTCGACGCGGCCCGCGAACAACTCGGCCTGAACGATCCGCTGTGGGACCAGTACGTGCGCCACCTCGGCGAGGTATTGACCCTCGACTTCGGAGAGTCGTGGCGGCTCGGCGGCGACGCGCTGTCGACCGTGCTCGAACGGCTTCCGTCCACACTCACCCTCGCGGGCTGGGCGTTGCTGCTGACCGTGCTGATCGGCTTCCCGCTCGGCGTCTACGCCGCCCGCCACACCGGCAGGCTCGCCGACCGGCTGGTGTCGTACCTGTCGCTGGCGGGCCAGGCACTGCCGTCGTTCTGGGTCGGCATCATGCTGGTGCTGATCTTCGCGAGGATGCTGGACCTGCTGCCCGGCACCGCCGACGGCACGCCGCTCGGCGCGATCCTGCCCGCGTTCACCCTCGCGCTGCCGTTCATCGGCTGGCTCGCCCGGCTCGTCCGCAACGGCACGCTGGAGGAACTGGGCAAGGAGTACGTTCGCACCGCACGCTCGAAAGGCCTGCCCGAGCACGTGGTGTTCAACGTCCACGTCCTGCGCAACACGCTGACTCCCGTGGTGACCGTCCTCGGTCTCGTGATGGGCAACTTCATCGCCGACGCGGTCATCATCGAGCAGGTGTTCGCGTGGCAGGGCATCGGCTCCCTGATGATCGACTCGATCGTCCATCGCGACTACGCGGTGGCCGAGGCGGCGATCCTTCTGATCGCCGTGTTCTACATCGGACTCAACTTGCTGGTCGACGTCCTGTACTTCCACCTCGACCCCAGAATCACCCTGGAGACCGTATGA